One stretch of Caldinitratiruptor microaerophilus DNA includes these proteins:
- the rpsA gene encoding 30S ribosomal protein S1 → MQEWNRDDEQKKHQGDGSPGQAAAGAGPAGSGAEAAPGQAGARPEGEVRAAAGAAPEGSAEQQLEAALTVLKEGDIVTGRVVQVTPDQVLVDVGYKSEGTISKHELTHRPIESCEQVVRPGDEIKVMVLSVDAHGEGQLRLSKRRADEIEAWRNVEAWYKGDEIVEAQVVRAVKGGLEVDLGLRAFLPASQVERGYVNDLSKYVGQIIRVKIIELDRHKNRVILSRKKVLEEERERARQAFWASVEEGQIRTGTVKSLTDFGAFVDLGGVDGLLHVSEMSYGRVKHPSEVLQEGQEIKVKVLRLDREKGKVSLGLKQVLPDPWDTVAEKYPEGSIVEGRVARLASFGAFVELEPGVDGLIHISQLANWRVASPDEVVRPGQPVLVRVTQVNPEGRRISLSLRDVDQTPLQERLQAGQKAPQGGEAGGAGARATEEPVPAAPEEAPADEGAEGQG, encoded by the coding sequence GTGCAGGAATGGAACCGGGACGACGAGCAGAAGAAGCACCAGGGCGATGGGTCGCCCGGGCAGGCGGCCGCCGGGGCCGGACCGGCCGGGAGCGGCGCCGAGGCGGCTCCTGGGCAGGCGGGAGCCCGGCCGGAGGGCGAGGTCCGTGCGGCGGCGGGCGCCGCCCCGGAGGGCAGCGCGGAGCAGCAGCTGGAGGCTGCCCTGACCGTCCTGAAGGAAGGTGACATCGTCACCGGCCGCGTCGTCCAGGTCACCCCCGACCAGGTGCTGGTCGATGTGGGCTACAAGTCCGAGGGGACCATCTCGAAGCACGAGCTGACCCACCGGCCGATCGAGTCCTGCGAGCAGGTGGTCCGGCCCGGCGACGAGATCAAGGTGATGGTCCTCTCCGTCGACGCCCACGGCGAGGGCCAGCTCCGCCTGTCCAAGCGGCGGGCCGACGAGATCGAGGCCTGGCGGAACGTGGAGGCCTGGTACAAGGGCGACGAGATCGTCGAGGCCCAGGTCGTCCGCGCCGTGAAGGGCGGTCTCGAGGTCGACCTCGGCCTGCGGGCCTTCCTGCCGGCCTCGCAGGTGGAGCGCGGGTACGTCAACGACCTGTCCAAGTACGTGGGCCAGATCATCCGGGTGAAGATCATCGAGCTCGACCGGCACAAGAACCGGGTGATCCTGAGCCGCAAGAAGGTCCTGGAGGAGGAGCGGGAGCGCGCCCGCCAGGCCTTCTGGGCGTCGGTCGAGGAGGGGCAGATCCGGACGGGTACCGTCAAGAGCCTGACGGACTTCGGCGCCTTCGTCGACCTGGGCGGGGTGGACGGCCTCCTGCACGTCTCCGAGATGTCGTACGGCCGGGTGAAGCACCCGTCCGAGGTGCTGCAGGAGGGGCAGGAGATCAAGGTGAAGGTCCTGCGCCTGGACCGCGAGAAGGGCAAGGTCTCCCTGGGCCTGAAGCAGGTCCTGCCCGACCCGTGGGACACGGTGGCGGAGAAGTACCCGGAGGGCTCGATCGTCGAGGGCCGGGTTGCCCGCCTCGCCAGCTTCGGCGCCTTCGTCGAGCTGGAGCCGGGCGTCGACGGACTCATCCACATCTCCCAGCTTGCCAACTGGCGGGTGGCCAGCCCCGACGAGGTCGTGCGTCCGGGCCAGCCCGTGCTCGTCCGGGTCACCCAGGTGAACCCGGAGGGGCGGCGGATCAGCCTGTCGCTGCGCGACGTCGACCAGACCCCGCTGCAGGAGCGCCTGCAGGCGGGCCAGAAGGCCCCGCAGGGCGGCGAGGCCGGCGGCGCCGGGGCGCGCGCCACGGAGGAGCCCGTACCCGCCGCCCCCGAAGAGGCACCGGCGGATGAGGGTGCCGAGGGGCAGGGATGA
- a CDS encoding lysophospholipid acyltransferase family protein → MTTAARVVYWLGWVVFSLYYRLFYRWRLDGAENVPAAGGIILYANHASWHDIPILAISVRRPVRFLAKEELFHNRFVGAVLRLVGGIPIKRGLPDRHAIRQALQALERGEILGIFPEGTRVRDRRLGKAEPGLAYLLWKSGAPAVPVGISSPYRWFGPVTVRIGKPVHPDGWGDRPGQAELAALSDRLMQEVDRLLVTEHLRPSKVGRPRAS, encoded by the coding sequence TTGACCACTGCCGCTAGGGTCGTGTACTGGCTCGGCTGGGTGGTGTTCTCCCTCTACTACCGTCTCTTCTACCGCTGGCGGCTCGACGGGGCGGAGAACGTGCCGGCCGCGGGCGGCATCATCCTGTACGCCAACCACGCGTCCTGGCATGACATCCCCATCCTGGCGATCTCCGTCCGGCGGCCCGTCCGGTTTCTGGCCAAGGAGGAGCTGTTTCACAACCGCTTCGTCGGGGCGGTGCTCCGGCTGGTGGGGGGAATCCCCATCAAGCGGGGACTTCCGGACCGGCACGCGATCCGGCAGGCGCTCCAGGCGCTGGAGCGGGGGGAGATCCTGGGGATCTTTCCGGAGGGGACCCGCGTGAGGGACAGGCGCCTGGGCAAGGCGGAGCCGGGTCTGGCCTACCTCCTGTGGAAGTCCGGCGCCCCGGCGGTGCCCGTGGGCATCTCAAGCCCATACCGATGGTTTGGACCGGTCACGGTGCGGATTGGCAAGCCCGTCCACCCCGACGGGTGGGGCGACAGGCCCGGTCAGGCGGAACTGGCCGCCCTGAGCGACCGCCTCATGCAGGAAGTGGACCGGCTTCTGGTCACCGAGCACCTGCGGCCGTCAAAGGTCGGCCGGCCCCGTGCATCCTGA